TGTTCTTTATTGGTTTTCTCTAGATATCTCCTTAAATCTACAAAACAAGTTACTATCTACTCGTAACATTCGCGTTGCATGTtgctattttatattgtaaggttataatattttatcaaatctaTCTGGCTATGGAGAGGTCACTTACTAAAGGTTCTAATTGTGCAGGTGTGTTATCGATGGTGGTGTCTAAAGACAACGAGGTGTGCGGGTTCTTCAACATAATCTTCAAGCCTTTGCCTCAGTTTGATGGGAAACATGTTGTCTTCGGCAGAGTGAGTACCTATCGATATTCTCTTTTATTTGAATAGACAATAGCGGCACTGGTCTTTATTGCGTAATTTTATGTTCCTAGATTATAGCCGGGCCTCCTCCGACTTTGGAGCGCATCAGTGCGTTAGGTCTGCCCCTCGGCACTCCCACCAGCGACTGCGTCATCCACTCAAGTGGCTACTTCACCCGCACTGGCCAGTACCGTGAGGGAAACCCTAATACCATCAAGTTCCCGCCGAGAcggaaaaataagaaataattttccatttttttatattacatgcCTGATACCACAatgttgattttcttttttatataataagggtgttttaataataacaagcCACATTATAAGTATGCAACTACTTTTTattgcaaatttattttaaaaaataaatagaaaaagtcTGATCACACTAAAGATACGTTCACACAAGACAAGACAGTAAAATGCAACAGGCGCTGCATTACTGCCTCGTCCTTAAATGAACATTGTATGACACGACACGAATCAAATTAATCACAAGTACACATTCATAATCGAACAATTTATACTCTCAGtactacataatttatttactctaaTTAGTCACCATCCTTTTTTTTTGTCTCGTCTTCCTTGTCATCATTCTATCTTCACAAACAATCCGCATGATAATATTAGAGCCACCAactggaaaaaaaatatctgttagcTTGAAAAGCTTGCTCACATCAACTACTTTTAACACATCCCaaaaacgtaatttattaaataatttgtaaataattaatgatggaaggcgcccatagccagttgcggtcACCGgtaaaccttggcgcggtcaatccatttgaactgggcgtctccgtgcttcggtcgGCGCGTCaaaagtcggccccggttgttgtcaattaagataacagtcgttaagccacgtcataCTCGTAGGCCAATAATGGTACTTCAAAGACGTAATATTTCTTAAGAAGTTATATAGTCATTTACCATAACTAGAGCGACGACGACCCCGACCACGCCGACGTACACAGCGTTTTCTCGAAGAAACTCCATCAGCTTATCACGACACCCGGTCATGTACATCGTTGTAGGGTTCGGCGATACCTTGCAGTCCAATCTCTGAAACATACGTACactttaaaatgttgaaaagtTATGAAGACCTTTACTACTCTACTACGCTTGGCTGCTCTTTGGCGTATTCGATGTGTATACACGACAGCTGCGCAGAGTTCTCGGATTCGAATCCTGTAAAAGTCtttctgagtttttctgttcAGGATTTCTCAGAGATTTGGAAAGTTGAGGTTCTACATATATACTTTTCATGAGAAGTTCAGGAGCAAGTATACAGGGACACACAATGCGGAAATAAAGTGAAGTGTCTTATGAGCTTTTTCATTTGAtaatacttaacaataaatatactcAATAGACTCATGTTGGTTTAAGTTTATACCTTTCCAGGATAAACCTCTTTGCAGCAGCTATCAGGTATGTTATCATTCCAGTCCTGGTATCCCTTGACTCCGCAGCACTGCAAATAGGTCTGTGTCTCGTCCCAGGCCTTGGTGTACTCATGTTTAGCACCATAGTACGGTATCGCGGCAGACATCTCGCGTTCCAGCGTCGTGAGCACCTTCTCCCTGAACACGAACTGTAGGATCCCGCCTACTAGCATCACCACGAATATGATGAACACCAATATGTAATACTGTAACATAAGAACGATAAAAGTTTAGTCTAAAAGTTTTATCTAATCATTCAAAAGACAGATGTAGTGTGGTGTGACAAAGTGAACATTGCAACAAGTAGAAagaatatcattaaaaaaatggagtCTTCATTAGGACGTGTTTAATATTTAGGTATTCTTctgatacaaaataaaatattcttaaatgaTCCGATGTTATGTATTCTAACGGATCTGACCGAATACAGTACTTAGCTTTATCTGAGCTTACCGTCAGAAGCATGCACTTGACTTCCATGATCGCTCCACAGCAGCCGAGGAAGGAGAGCAACATAATCGCGGCTCCCATCGCGACCACGACGCCCACCGACGCGATGAACATGTTGTTGCTCATCAACGTCGTGGAGAACGACCGCGACAGCCATATCCATAGCCCTATCCCAAGAGCTACAGCACCGCCAATCTGGAAAACACAATCTTATGATAAACGACTACCCTTACTCGTAAACTGgcaatacattaaataaacattatgatTGGTAATTGTGGAAGTCAAACATACCTACGCTTAAGAAAACTAATCATCGCAACCGAAATACCTCGCACAGCCGATCTGCGTCTGCCAAGGGTATGTGTTATAAGCTTGAAAGTTTTGAAAAGGACTAGTAATTCCCTGCCTGTTTAGGTAATATATTCACCGTAGTCAGTCAAACATGCATAAGTTTCGGggacaaacattattttctttcaattttaattgaattcgaTGCAAGTTGTAGATTGTAAATAAGTGACGGATGATAACTAAAATCAACGTTTCCTCTTCAAGACTTAAATTACTGCGATGATTGATTAATTgtccaattaaaatgtaattagcGAGTAAAAAAAGCGGATATGATTATTCTTAGTGgttttttcttatgtttttatGTCACCCCATATCCTTCTTTTAAATAGcaacataattatgtaggtatatctaCATAAATTGTGAAGATATGATCAGTACTAAGCGTAGTACACTTTAAACGTGAGTAGTCACCTCTGAGTATTATTACATCATCATACTTTGTATGACTGATTTACAACGTACACTAATTTATGGGTATTAAGGACTTGATTGATGTTAGCGGCAATGAACATTAGACATGAACAAAGCTTGaccttatataatattttggacAGCTCAAAAAGATTATAGAGTAAACCTTGTATTAACCTGGATGATGACTAGGTACCACTACCTACACTTCATGAACAGCTTTAGTGGCCATCAAAACTGTTcattacttaaataaacatagGCAGAAAACAGTAATTTGATTTTTCGTGTCGATAGATGCGAAAAGTTGAAGAATGTCATCTAATGTTGTCGTGTATCTTTTTGTATCTCCACAACAAAATAAGTAATTGCAGTGTACAATAGCAGATGCACCAGAAAAAGGAAGAGAAATCTATACTTGGGTGGAACCATGGAATAACTGCAATCCTAGCATAGCCGACGTGGTTCTGTCCAActacaagtttaatataaaaggaTATACTATGTAAAAACTTACGAAGGTGAGCACATTGATGCATATCAATGAGAACTTCATACACCTCCCGCAGCTGTCCATTGCTCCGCCCATACCCATAGCGATCCTGTAAATAgagttaaattaaatgtaatttaaatggttttaatattaaatttaataacatattgaatgaaacaatgaaatattatggtttataaattaaagttagCCGAACACGGGATCAAATATCGTATCACCAGAATGCAGTTCGATAATTCTTCCTGATTTTCTATTTGCTTTTCCTATCCTAAGTTCGTAATATTCCACTGCTAAATCTAATGTATCTACCGAACATATTgccttgtttaaaataaaaatcttaattttcaaCCCGTgtcaataacaaatataataatacttgtCGGTACTGGTTATTATCAGCCATCAGAACCTTGAAGCTCCTATTCCTAAGAGTGAAAGTGAACGTACATATGGGGTGCTCACTAAACAAATCACGTTTTGATACACCTACAGCATTAGGCACTTGCCTTATACGTAGGTCTGTTAAGTACATCAATAATGCTTCTAGAAACACGCATACATTATCGATTTCTTAAGAGTCAGTGCAGCTTATAAAAGTAACTGatttcataaataactttatatttattacaaaaattatatttacaagtaaattCCAAAAATATGTCTTATTTTAGCTGATTTTCATTCGACTTATAGTTTATAATGTCGTCAATGCGTGTAATAGACCCCAGGCGTAATACAGTTAACTAGTTGGTAGATGCCTTGTAAAG
Above is a window of Anticarsia gemmatalis isolate Benzon Research Colony breed Stoneville strain chromosome 7, ilAntGemm2 primary, whole genome shotgun sequence DNA encoding:
- the Tsp74F gene encoding tetraspanin 74F isoform X2 encodes the protein MGMGGAMDSCGRCMKFSLICINVLTFIGGAVALGIGLWIWLSRSFSTTLMSNNMFIASVGVVVAMGAAIMLLSFLGCCGAIMEVKCMLLTYYILVFIIFVVMLVGGILQFVFREKVLTTLEREMSAAIPYYGAKHEYTKAWDETQTYLQCCGVKGYQDWNDNIPDSCCKEVYPGKRLDCKVSPNPTTMYMTGCRDKLMEFLRENAVYVGVVGVVVALVMLVALILSCGLFVKIE
- the Tsp74F gene encoding tetraspanin 74F isoform X1, whose protein sequence is MRNIRNRLKINIKPKKKYKSTYWRIAMGMGGAMDSCGRCMKFSLICINVLTFIGGAVALGIGLWIWLSRSFSTTLMSNNMFIASVGVVVAMGAAIMLLSFLGCCGAIMEVKCMLLTYYILVFIIFVVMLVGGILQFVFREKVLTTLEREMSAAIPYYGAKHEYTKAWDETQTYLQCCGVKGYQDWNDNIPDSCCKEVYPGKRLDCKVSPNPTTMYMTGCRDKLMEFLRENAVYVGVVGVVVALVMLVALILSCGLFVKIE